From the genome of Ornithobacterium rhinotracheale, one region includes:
- the gldE gene encoding gliding motility-associated protein GldE translates to MLETEPPSLFINTIFAFSAYDFGKLFLLLILLFLSALMSGSEVAFFSIKKKDLVQAKEDGKDVSAVENLLKDKQKLLANILIGNNFINIGIVLLSAMISEVFVHPFLEAFTLMGVSFKVLFDVVIITFLLLLFGEIIPKIYSNQAPLKFGTFTAPLVRFFDIIAKPISAPLLWLSSLIERNLKNEQKISVDQLSQALEMTSEDEMTTNEEQRILEGIVNFGNTETREVMTPRVDMFSMRLNYDFQEVLQKISQQGFSRVPVYDDDIDEIKGLLYAKDLLPYLDDENFDWHRVLRKPFFVPENKKLDDLLSDFQEKKIHIAIVVDEYGGTSGIVSMEDILEEVVGDISDEFDDENIFYSKLDKDNYLFEGKTSLKDFMRIMEIDDDTFDEVKGEAETLAGLILEINEETPNRRQKIHYKNFIFTIESIDKRRIKRIKVTRIPLAEKETNEE, encoded by the coding sequence ATGTTGGAAACAGAGCCTCCCAGTTTATTCATAAACACGATTTTTGCCTTTTCAGCCTATGATTTTGGCAAGTTATTTTTGCTTCTAATTTTGCTTTTCCTCTCGGCACTAATGTCTGGCTCGGAAGTAGCCTTCTTTTCAATCAAGAAAAAGGATTTAGTGCAAGCGAAGGAAGATGGAAAAGATGTCTCCGCCGTGGAAAATTTGCTTAAAGATAAGCAAAAACTCTTGGCCAATATCCTCATCGGGAATAATTTTATAAACATCGGGATTGTATTGCTCTCGGCTATGATTTCCGAAGTTTTTGTACACCCGTTTTTAGAAGCTTTCACCTTAATGGGCGTCAGCTTCAAGGTGCTATTTGATGTCGTAATCATCACCTTTTTGCTTTTGCTTTTTGGCGAAATTATCCCTAAAATTTATTCCAACCAAGCGCCTTTAAAATTTGGGACTTTCACCGCTCCATTAGTTCGCTTTTTTGACATTATAGCCAAGCCTATCTCCGCACCATTGCTATGGCTTAGCTCACTGATTGAGAGGAATTTAAAAAACGAACAAAAAATCTCCGTAGACCAACTTTCCCAAGCGCTGGAAATGACCTCGGAAGATGAAATGACAACGAACGAAGAACAGCGCATTCTTGAAGGCATCGTAAATTTTGGCAATACTGAAACGCGCGAAGTGATGACGCCGCGTGTAGATATGTTTTCTATGCGCTTAAACTATGATTTTCAAGAAGTTTTACAAAAAATATCTCAACAAGGATTCTCTCGCGTACCCGTTTATGATGATGATATTGATGAGATAAAAGGCCTCCTATACGCCAAAGATTTGCTGCCCTATCTTGATGATGAAAACTTTGATTGGCACCGCGTTTTGCGCAAGCCTTTCTTTGTCCCAGAAAATAAAAAATTAGACGATTTACTCTCTGATTTTCAGGAGAAAAAAATTCATATCGCTATCGTGGTAGATGAGTATGGCGGCACCTCTGGCATTGTGAGTATGGAAGATATTCTAGAAGAGGTGGTGGGCGATATCTCTGATGAATTTGATGATGAAAACATCTTCTACTCCAAATTGGATAAGGATAATTACCTATTCGAGGGGAAAACCTCGCTCAAGGATTTTATGCGCATTATGGAGATTGATGATGATACCTTTGACGAAGTGAAGGGCGAGGCTGAAACGCTCGCTGGGCTTATTCTCGAAATTAATGAAGAAACGCCTAATCGACGCCAAAAAATTCATTACAAAAACTTCATTTTCACCATTGAATCCATTGATAAAAGAAGAATTAAACGCATAAAAGTTACACGAATACCCTTGGCCGAAAAAGAAACAAATGAAGAATAA
- the gldD gene encoding gliding motility lipoprotein GldD, which translates to MKNNCFLLISLACLLISACKSESMPKPYGNVRLEYEAPVFKKFSPNAPFDFEAERKSILKPKKEDFQFNLHYPKLKATIYLTYEPIKNNLPQLLIDSEKSVYEPHASRAVYINPQIIVRPNAKVYGTLYELGGEAALNYQFHITDSTRHFLRGAVYFNARPNPDSLAPAIQYMKTNVMHLMETLQWK; encoded by the coding sequence ATGAAGAATAATTGCTTTCTCCTCATCAGTCTTGCCTGCCTATTGATAAGCGCCTGCAAATCAGAGAGTATGCCAAAACCTTATGGCAATGTTCGGCTGGAATACGAGGCGCCTGTATTTAAAAAATTTAGCCCTAATGCCCCCTTCGATTTTGAGGCTGAAAGAAAATCTATCCTTAAACCCAAGAAAGAGGATTTTCAATTTAACTTACACTATCCCAAGCTGAAAGCCACGATCTACCTCACCTATGAGCCTATTAAAAATAATTTACCTCAGCTCTTGATAGATTCAGAAAAATCTGTCTATGAGCCACACGCCTCACGCGCCGTGTACATAAATCCGCAAATTATAGTGCGCCCCAATGCTAAGGTATATGGCACGCTGTATGAGCTTGGTGGGGAGGCGGCTCTCAACTACCAATTTCATATAACGGATAGCACGCGGCACTTTTTACGCGGTGCAGTTTACTTCAATGCACGCCCCAACCCAGACTCTCTGGCGCCCGCTATACAGTATATGAAAACGAATGTAATGCACCTGATGGAGACTTTGCAGTGGAAGTAA
- a CDS encoding CCA tRNA nucleotidyltransferase: protein MNLQQALNDSIFKIIAEVSQQMQQESYVIGGFVRDFLLNRENKKDIDIVTEGSGIDLAKQIAEQLPNKPKVSVFKRFGTAMFHYHGTDYEFVGARKESYSENSRKPAVENGTIKDDQLRRDFTINALAISLNKENYGEFIDPFDGIADLENKTIRTPVDPVLTYSDDPLRMMRAIRFATQLSFDIEPESFKAICENAQRLKILSQERIMEEFNKIMLTPVPSIGLKMLDNAGLLEQFLPELTALKGIEEIEGQTHKDNFYHTFEVVDNISKTTDKLWLRWAALLHDIGKAPTKRFDKKIGWTFHSHEFVGGKMIPGLFRRLKLPMGTEMKYVRKIVQLSSRPIPLVSEDSTDAALRRLMFEAGDDLEDLFLLCKADITTKNKNKQLRFKANFEKVENKMRELEERDHIRNFQPPVSGEDIMQAFGIKPCQEVGRIKSKIKDAILDGDLKNNREDALQFMFREGEKLGLKIADKNIK, encoded by the coding sequence ATGAATTTACAGCAAGCCTTAAACGATTCAATTTTCAAAATCATAGCGGAAGTCTCACAACAAATGCAGCAAGAATCCTATGTAATTGGCGGATTTGTAAGAGATTTTTTACTCAATAGGGAAAATAAAAAGGATATCGACATCGTTACCGAAGGCAGTGGAATTGATTTAGCAAAGCAAATAGCTGAACAATTGCCTAATAAGCCCAAAGTATCTGTTTTTAAACGATTTGGCACAGCAATGTTCCATTACCATGGCACGGACTATGAATTTGTGGGAGCCCGAAAAGAAAGCTACTCGGAAAACAGCCGAAAACCTGCCGTGGAAAATGGCACCATAAAAGATGATCAGCTACGCAGAGACTTCACGATAAACGCTTTAGCCATTAGCTTAAACAAAGAAAATTATGGCGAATTCATCGATCCATTTGATGGAATCGCCGATTTAGAAAATAAAACCATTCGCACCCCTGTGGATCCCGTGCTCACTTATTCAGATGATCCATTGCGTATGATGCGTGCCATTCGTTTTGCAACACAATTAAGCTTTGATATTGAGCCAGAATCTTTTAAAGCGATCTGTGAAAACGCACAGAGACTTAAGATTCTTTCGCAAGAACGAATCATGGAAGAGTTTAACAAAATTATGCTCACACCCGTGCCATCTATTGGGCTAAAAATGCTCGATAATGCAGGACTTTTAGAACAATTTTTACCAGAGCTCACAGCACTCAAGGGCATAGAAGAAATTGAAGGACAAACACATAAAGATAACTTCTATCACACTTTCGAGGTAGTGGACAATATTTCTAAAACCACCGACAAACTTTGGCTTCGCTGGGCAGCACTACTCCACGATATTGGAAAAGCACCCACCAAGCGTTTTGACAAAAAAATCGGGTGGACATTCCATTCTCACGAATTTGTCGGCGGAAAAATGATTCCTGGGCTCTTTAGAAGACTCAAATTGCCCATGGGTACCGAGATGAAATATGTACGCAAAATCGTACAACTCAGCTCCCGTCCTATCCCGCTTGTGAGCGAAGATTCTACAGATGCAGCTTTACGCCGATTGATGTTTGAAGCAGGCGATGATTTAGAAGATTTATTCTTGCTTTGCAAAGCCGACATTACAACCAAAAACAAAAATAAACAACTTCGCTTCAAAGCCAATTTTGAAAAGGTAGAAAACAAAATGCGCGAACTCGAAGAGCGCGACCATATTAGAAACTTTCAGCCACCCGTTTCTGGCGAAGATATTATGCAAGCTTTTGGCATAAAACCTTGCCAAGAAGTAGGACGCATTAAGTCTAAAATCAAAGATGCCATTTTGGACGGAGATTTGAAAAATAATCGCGAAGATGCTCTCCAATTCATGTTCCGAGAAGGCGAAAAATTAGGCTTAAAAATTGCTGATAAAAATATTAAATAA
- a CDS encoding IS1096 element passenger TnpR family protein, whose translation MILKIRVILDAEQDVFRDIEIEEKSTLFEFHQAIKNAFGLAGEEMASFFLSNDQWFQGSEIPLENMAGDEDAETMQETTLSAVVPKKGGRMIYLYDFFSMWTFFCEVVDRIKKDSKKDYPLVSLTYGECPKEAPNKEQMEFDIDEDGLNFEDDLDNDFEDGYNDDDYFDSDPYSGYY comes from the coding sequence ATGATTTTAAAAATTAGAGTAATCCTTGATGCTGAGCAAGATGTGTTCAGAGATATAGAAATTGAAGAAAAAAGCACTTTATTTGAATTTCACCAAGCCATCAAAAATGCGTTCGGTCTTGCGGGCGAGGAAATGGCGTCTTTCTTTTTGTCTAACGACCAATGGTTCCAAGGCAGCGAAATTCCGCTCGAAAACATGGCAGGCGACGAAGATGCCGAAACCATGCAAGAAACCACACTTTCTGCCGTGGTGCCTAAAAAAGGGGGAAGAATGATTTATTTATACGATTTCTTCTCTATGTGGACATTCTTTTGCGAAGTGGTAGATCGCATCAAAAAAGATAGCAAAAAAGACTATCCGTTAGTAAGCCTCACTTATGGCGAATGCCCAAAAGAAGCTCCTAACAAAGAGCAAATGGAATTTGACATTGATGAAGATGGCTTAAATTTTGAAGATGATTTAGACAACGATTTCGAAGATGGATACAATGACGACGACTACTTTGACTCCGATCCCTATAGTGGATACTATTAA
- a CDS encoding riboflavin synthase: protein MFTGIVEEMAEVAKIEQEEANTHIYLKANFFSELKIDQSIAHNGACLTVTALNHELYAVTAIAETLQRTNLGSLKVGDKVNVERCMHLSDRIDGHIVQGHVDQVGKLDKIEDQNGSFKLYFSYDQKKFTTVEKGSICVNGVSLTVVDSLPGEFSVAIIPYTWEHTNLGYLKAGDSVNLEFDILGKYVQKLMQK from the coding sequence ATGTTTACAGGAATTGTAGAAGAAATGGCAGAAGTTGCCAAAATTGAGCAGGAAGAAGCCAATACTCATATTTATCTAAAAGCCAATTTTTTCTCTGAGCTTAAAATCGACCAAAGCATTGCACACAATGGTGCATGCCTTACAGTTACAGCTTTAAACCACGAATTGTATGCCGTAACGGCAATTGCAGAAACTTTGCAACGCACCAATTTAGGTAGCTTAAAAGTGGGCGACAAAGTGAATGTTGAACGCTGCATGCACCTTTCAGATAGGATTGATGGGCACATCGTGCAAGGACATGTAGACCAAGTGGGAAAATTAGATAAAATTGAAGACCAAAACGGAAGTTTTAAACTCTATTTTTCTTACGACCAAAAGAAATTTACTACCGTAGAAAAGGGCTCCATTTGCGTAAATGGCGTAAGCCTTACCGTGGTGGATTCCTTGCCTGGAGAGTTTTCCGTAGCCATCATCCCTTACACTTGGGAACACACCAATTTAGGCTATTTAAAAGCAGGCGATTCAGTAAATTTAGAATTTGACATTTTAGGAAAATATGTGCAGAAATTAATGCAAAAATGA
- a CDS encoding ATP-binding protein, with amino-acid sequence MIIIILFTVGTLGFLMFLHFNQTAETFHKNRLLRKEKTIIETIDYAITDYPEEVSEKNIVDVLKPKIFEFSDINDIHINLYDLKGNLTLTSEAKIAEERKRVPAQIMSILSLSNDRVEHIRTSDKETYITVYTYLYNINQRPIAILSLPYMHDDSFQKQEFFLLIERFSAVAAFVIFIGGLIAWWLSKSVTARIKEIAERLNKTHVVGHNKPIFYDSNDEVKVLVDSYNDMVLKLNEQSEQLLKIEREETWREAARQVAHELKNPLTPMRLQIQNFNRKFEAGNPDNKEKIDELCKGLLKQIDTITGIAEAFSDFAKMPVRKDESIDIVEEISLALEMFDDKFVKYTPEIESPLYINFDSSYLVRVITNLVKNALQAVPLGRTPEVKVKIRENNGNVNILVSDNGTGISDELIDRIFEPKFTTKSSGSGFGLAMVKKIVEEYGGNIRFRNNSHEGSTFIISLPLTPKKH; translated from the coding sequence TTGATAATAATTATTCTTTTCACGGTAGGCACCTTAGGCTTTTTGATGTTTTTGCACTTTAATCAAACTGCCGAAACCTTTCACAAAAACCGATTGTTGCGTAAAGAGAAAACCATTATTGAAACCATTGATTATGCCATTACCGACTATCCCGAAGAAGTAAGCGAAAAAAACATTGTTGATGTTTTAAAACCTAAAATATTTGAATTTTCAGACATTAATGACATTCATATTAATTTATACGATTTAAAAGGAAACTTAACGCTCACCTCTGAAGCAAAAATAGCTGAAGAACGCAAAAGAGTACCCGCGCAAATTATGAGTATTCTCTCGCTTTCAAACGACCGAGTAGAACATATTCGCACATCTGACAAGGAAACTTATATTACGGTTTACACTTACTTATACAATATTAATCAAAGGCCCATTGCGATATTGAGTTTGCCGTATATGCACGACGACTCGTTCCAAAAACAAGAATTCTTCCTGCTCATAGAGCGCTTCTCGGCCGTAGCGGCATTTGTCATCTTCATCGGGGGGCTCATCGCGTGGTGGCTTTCAAAATCCGTAACCGCACGCATCAAGGAAATTGCAGAACGATTAAACAAAACGCATGTCGTGGGGCATAATAAGCCCATCTTTTACGATAGTAATGACGAGGTAAAAGTACTTGTAGATTCCTACAACGATATGGTGCTAAAACTAAACGAGCAATCTGAGCAATTATTAAAAATCGAGCGCGAGGAAACTTGGCGCGAGGCTGCCCGCCAAGTAGCCCACGAGCTTAAAAACCCACTGACTCCGATGCGTTTACAAATTCAAAACTTCAACCGAAAATTTGAAGCGGGAAATCCTGATAACAAAGAAAAAATTGATGAACTTTGCAAAGGCCTTTTAAAACAAATCGATACGATTACAGGAATTGCCGAAGCCTTTAGCGATTTTGCAAAAATGCCTGTGCGTAAAGACGAAAGCATTGATATTGTGGAGGAAATTTCTCTGGCACTTGAAATGTTCGACGATAAATTTGTGAAATATACGCCAGAAATAGAATCTCCCTTATACATCAATTTCGATTCAAGTTATTTGGTGCGTGTGATTACCAATTTGGTCAAAAACGCCTTGCAAGCTGTGCCACTTGGCAGGACACCAGAAGTGAAAGTAAAAATCCGCGAAAACAATGGAAATGTGAATATTCTAGTGAGCGACAACGGAACGGGAATCTCTGACGAATTGATAGATCGCATTTTTGAACCTAAATTCACTACCAAAAGCTCTGGCTCTGGATTTGGGCTTGCCATGGTGAAAAAAATCGTAGAAGAATACGGCGGAAATATCCGTTTTAGAAACAACTCACACGAAGGATCTACCTTTATCATTAGCCTACCTTTAACCCCAAAAAAACATTAA
- the thiL gene encoding thiamine-phosphate kinase, translating into MLEDKNIPTTPLSEIGEFGLIDRIKQSVKIKNPSTQKGIADDAAVMDFGNKQVVVSTDMLTEGVHFNLAYTPLKHLGYKAIATNVSDICAMNATPTQVTVSIAVSDRFPVEAIDELYTGILLACEKYKVDLVGGDTTSSRSGLLISVTAIGEAKKEDLVYRDGAKEQDLVVVTGDLGGAYFGLQILERENQVFKVNPQVQPDLTPYDYIIGRQLKPEARVDTIELFKKLDVKPTAMIDISDGLASELLHLSDQSGVGFTIYEEKIPLDQQVISAGEEFDMNASIGALNGGEDYELLFTLPLSEFDKIKANPNFTTIGFANHISEGNHLIGRGNTTKVPLSSQGWDSFKRYKENLEKNKD; encoded by the coding sequence ATGCTCGAAGATAAAAATATCCCAACTACTCCACTTAGCGAAATCGGTGAATTTGGCTTAATAGATCGGATTAAACAAAGTGTAAAAATCAAAAATCCAAGCACGCAAAAGGGCATTGCCGATGATGCCGCCGTAATGGATTTTGGCAACAAACAAGTTGTCGTTTCGACTGATATGCTCACCGAAGGGGTCCATTTTAATTTAGCTTACACACCGCTTAAGCATTTGGGCTACAAAGCAATTGCTACCAATGTGAGCGACATCTGTGCCATGAATGCTACGCCTACACAAGTTACTGTTTCCATTGCGGTTTCGGATCGCTTTCCAGTGGAAGCCATCGACGAATTGTACACAGGGATTCTACTTGCTTGCGAAAAATATAAAGTCGATTTGGTAGGAGGCGATACCACTTCCTCTCGCAGCGGATTGCTCATCAGCGTAACAGCAATTGGCGAGGCAAAAAAAGAAGATTTAGTATATCGAGATGGTGCAAAGGAGCAAGATTTGGTCGTAGTGACGGGAGATTTGGGGGGAGCTTATTTTGGTTTGCAAATCCTAGAAAGAGAAAATCAAGTCTTTAAAGTGAATCCGCAAGTGCAACCTGATTTAACACCGTATGATTACATCATCGGGCGACAATTAAAACCAGAGGCTCGTGTAGACACCATAGAATTGTTTAAAAAATTAGATGTAAAACCTACGGCTATGATCGATATTTCAGATGGATTAGCTTCGGAATTGCTTCATTTATCTGATCAAAGTGGCGTAGGATTTACCATTTATGAAGAAAAAATTCCACTTGATCAGCAAGTAATCAGTGCGGGAGAAGAATTTGATATGAATGCTAGCATCGGGGCGTTGAACGGCGGCGAAGATTATGAATTGTTGTTTACTCTTCCACTTTCTGAATTTGATAAAATCAAAGCAAATCCTAATTTCACAACCATTGGTTTTGCAAATCACATTTCAGAAGGCAATCACCTCATCGGGCGAGGAAATACCACCAAAGTTCCTTTGAGTTCTCAAGGCTGGGATTCTTTCAAGAGATACAAAGAAAATTTAGAGAAAAACAAGGATTAA
- a CDS encoding GYDIA family GHMP kinase, whose amino-acid sequence MTKNTFCAHGKLLLTAEYVVLDGAKALCLPTQIGQNLEVSPLGETFNFFEWIAVLKNDEIWFSEKYVQKSQKIVFFPDSKQSKEGVFLLKILNEILALNPSVQFQNLSFKTQLEFNKDWGLGSSSTLIALLAQFAEVNAYELLEKTFGGSGYDLACALAKQPIFYTRNGVQPKIEPVDFFPKFKNQLFFVYLNQKQNSREGIAMYRQKPKNADLIQEISQISEKLALAQDLESFNQLLEKHESLISRQIEMPCVQEKLFPDYTQGIVKSLGAWGGDFVLVSSKNADLDYFKQKGYHTILPYSDLIL is encoded by the coding sequence ATGACTAAAAATACATTTTGCGCGCACGGTAAATTATTGCTCACCGCTGAGTATGTGGTGCTTGATGGAGCGAAAGCCCTTTGTTTGCCCACGCAAATCGGACAAAATTTGGAAGTTTCTCCACTCGGAGAAACTTTTAATTTTTTTGAATGGATAGCGGTTTTGAAAAATGATGAAATCTGGTTTTCAGAGAAATATGTTCAAAAATCGCAGAAAATTGTGTTTTTTCCAGATTCTAAACAATCCAAGGAAGGCGTTTTTTTATTAAAGATATTAAACGAAATTTTAGCCTTAAATCCTTCTGTGCAGTTTCAAAATTTGAGTTTTAAAACGCAATTAGAATTTAATAAAGATTGGGGCTTGGGCTCAAGTTCAACATTGATAGCTTTGCTTGCCCAATTTGCCGAAGTGAACGCTTACGAATTGCTCGAAAAAACCTTTGGTGGCAGCGGCTATGATTTGGCTTGTGCTTTGGCAAAGCAGCCCATATTTTACACCCGAAACGGGGTTCAGCCCAAAATTGAACCTGTTGATTTTTTTCCAAAATTTAAAAATCAATTGTTTTTTGTGTATTTAAACCAAAAACAAAACAGCCGAGAAGGGATTGCGATGTATCGCCAAAAACCGAAAAACGCAGATTTAATTCAGGAGATTTCGCAGATTTCTGAAAAGCTAGCTCTGGCTCAAGATTTAGAAAGCTTTAATCAGCTTTTGGAGAAACATGAAAGTTTGATTTCCAGACAAATAGAAATGCCCTGCGTGCAAGAAAAATTATTTCCCGATTACACACAAGGCATTGTAAAAAGTTTAGGTGCTTGGGGAGGCGATTTTGTTTTAGTCTCAAGCAAAAATGCTGATTTAGATTATTTTAAACAAAAAGGTTACCACACCATATTGCCGTATTCTGATTTAATTTTATAA
- the fabD gene encoding ACP S-malonyltransferase — translation MKAYVFPGQGAQFVGMGKELYESNEAAKKLFEQADEILGFSISDIMFNGTPEDLKQTKVTQPAVFLHSIAAAQTIEGFKPDAVAGHSLGELSALVAAQVLDFADGLQLVAKRANAMQKACELQAGTMAAILGLEDAVIEKVCQETEGVVVAANYNCPGQLVISGEVPAVEAACEKLKEAGAKRALVLPVGGAFHSPLMEPAREELKAAIERTEFKKPICPVYQNVVAKGVTDPEELKQNLIAQLTAPVKWTQTIQQMLQDGITEFVEVGPGKTLQGLIKKVDRAAEVSGVQ, via the coding sequence ATGAAAGCATATGTATTCCCTGGGCAAGGTGCTCAATTTGTGGGCATGGGAAAAGAATTATACGAATCAAACGAAGCGGCAAAAAAACTTTTTGAACAAGCCGATGAGATTTTAGGTTTTTCCATTTCAGACATTATGTTCAACGGAACACCAGAAGATTTGAAACAGACCAAAGTCACTCAGCCCGCAGTTTTCTTGCACTCTATTGCGGCAGCACAAACGATTGAAGGTTTTAAACCAGATGCCGTTGCGGGACATTCCTTAGGCGAATTGTCTGCTTTAGTGGCAGCACAAGTTTTGGATTTTGCCGATGGCTTGCAATTGGTAGCTAAAAGAGCCAATGCAATGCAAAAAGCTTGTGAATTGCAAGCAGGAACCATGGCGGCTATTTTAGGCTTAGAAGATGCGGTGATTGAAAAAGTGTGCCAAGAAACCGAAGGTGTAGTCGTTGCTGCAAACTACAACTGCCCTGGGCAATTGGTGATCTCTGGCGAGGTGCCAGCCGTAGAAGCAGCCTGCGAAAAATTAAAAGAAGCAGGTGCAAAGCGTGCCTTGGTTCTACCCGTGGGAGGAGCATTTCATTCGCCACTTATGGAGCCAGCGAGAGAAGAATTAAAGGCAGCCATTGAACGCACTGAGTTTAAAAAGCCGATTTGTCCCGTTTATCAAAATGTGGTGGCAAAAGGCGTTACCGATCCCGAAGAATTAAAACAAAATTTAATCGCTCAGCTTACTGCGCCTGTAAAATGGACGCAGACCATTCAGCAAATGTTGCAAGATGGCATCACAGAATTTGTGGAAGTAGGGCCAGGAAAAACCTTGCAAGGCTTGATTAAAAAAGTAGATAGAGCGGCTGAGGTTTCAGGTGTTCAGTAA